The region TTACTAAAGGAACTTTTATACAAACGTGAATTAATAAAACAAATAAAAAATTTGGAACTTGATGACAATTTAACAATTAAAGAAATTAAAGAAAAAATTTGAACATTATAATTTCTGAAAATAAAGGATATTATGAAAAATAAGCTTATTGAAAAAAAAGGTAAGTTTTCAATTAAAAAATTTTTCCCTCAAAGCAAGTTTGATTGAAAAATTTATATTATAAAAACATTGCCAATAATAATTGGCGAAATTATATTTAATTTAAATGGGCTACTTGACAATTTCATGGTTAGCCATATTGATGGTGGAATTGATGCCTTGGCTTATGCTAATACATATACGGGAATAATTTATACAATTTTCTTTTCTATTCAAGCAATCGGGGCAATGTTCGTGGGTCAATATTATGGCCGTAAAGATTTTGATAAAGTAAAGCAGATAATGAATTTAAGAATTTGAATGAATCTAATTATTACCTTAAGTTTTGCAATTCCTGCTTGAACATTAGCAAAGCAAATGGTTCACTTGATTGGTGGGCAAGGAATAAAACCTCAATCTGAATTAGCATCTACATATTATTTAATGTTTATTGCCATAAACTGAGTTTTGACTTCTTTTAATTTTAATACAAATATGTTGCTAAATGAAACCGGACATTCAAAATATGCTTTTGTTTCGGCGTGTCTAACAATGCTAACGAATGCTTCGATTAATTCTATTTGTTTATACGGATTTCATAAACCTGCATATTATGCTGCTTTTGGTTCAATTATTGCTGCGACAGTTTGCTTTACAAGTGACTCTTTATTTACATATTACAAAGAAAGAAAAATTTTTATTAATGTATTTAAATTGTTTCACATTACAAAACCAATTGCAAAGCAATTATTAAAAAGAATTCCCGCCATGTTAATTGCCATTGCTGGAATGTTAACTTTACCTACAAGAATGATTATTTGAAGCCATGCATATCCTGATAATTTATCAGGTGGTTCAGGAATTGGTGAAAAATGAATGGGAATTAATGCTGTTACAATACTTGGTTTAGTCGAAAGCCTTTCG is a window of Metamycoplasma hominis ATCC 23114 DNA encoding:
- a CDS encoding MATE family efflux transporter — encoded protein: MKNKLIEKKGKFSIKKFFPQSKFDWKIYIIKTLPIIIGEIIFNLNGLLDNFMVSHIDGGIDALAYANTYTGIIYTIFFSIQAIGAMFVGQYYGRKDFDKVKQIMNLRIWMNLIITLSFAIPAWTLAKQMVHLIGGQGIKPQSELASTYYLMFIAINWVLTSFNFNTNMLLNETGHSKYAFVSACLTMLTNASINSICLYGFHKPAYYAAFGSIIAATVCFTSDSLFTYYKERKIFINVFKLFHITKPIAKQLLKRIPAMLIAIAGMLTLPTRMIIWSHAYPDNLSGGSGIGEKWMGINAVTILGLVESLSSVASAITSVCASNVSFFVATRLGESDFEGADKHAHSLRGFHALAGCCMSLLMIAVVFGIAYSPVTTKGVGIGVSQRFYDVQRKDYIIEILNKSDILKNSDLLNSLGNDFTFTKGQNLAYDQWVASAVLATSKEFKETFLLCSATFIFFNPIWCWFYTSAALPAAGGRNIIGSITILATQWASFIWLIIITYGIVIPLHKTYTGYSDLSIPLELAYFMLFAFDFIRWLMFEIVALKTDWKRNITNEIEKQDPNFPSNIAEATATHDIVHKQ